A window from Actinomycetes bacterium encodes these proteins:
- the msrA gene encoding peptide-methionine (S)-S-oxide reductase MsrA, with the protein MGFSFFSGPDAELLDPADTLPGRSEAMVVPESHHALGTPLQGPWPDGMQTAVFAMGCFWGAERAFWQTQGVYSTSVGYSGGQTPNPNYREACSGRTNHAEAVLVVFDPDQVSYEQLLTVFWEGHDPTQGMRQGNDRGTQYRSAIYATSDEQLRAAEHSRDVFQAELDRAGYGTITTEIEPAGEFWYAEPEHQQYLSKNPGGYCGLGGTGVSCPVGLDTGG; encoded by the coding sequence ATGGGATTCTCGTTCTTCTCCGGACCAGACGCAGAGCTGCTCGACCCGGCTGACACGCTGCCCGGGCGCTCGGAAGCCATGGTCGTGCCCGAGAGCCACCATGCCCTCGGCACACCACTGCAGGGCCCGTGGCCCGATGGAATGCAGACCGCGGTGTTCGCGATGGGCTGCTTCTGGGGCGCCGAGCGGGCCTTCTGGCAGACCCAGGGCGTGTACAGCACCTCCGTCGGCTACAGCGGTGGGCAGACGCCCAACCCCAACTACCGCGAAGCCTGCTCCGGCCGTACCAACCACGCCGAGGCGGTGCTCGTGGTGTTCGACCCGGACCAGGTGAGCTACGAGCAGCTCCTGACAGTGTTCTGGGAAGGCCACGACCCCACCCAGGGCATGCGCCAGGGCAACGACCGCGGCACCCAGTACCGCTCCGCCATCTACGCAACCTCCGACGAGCAGCTGCGCGCCGCGGAACACTCCCGCGACGTGTTCCAGGCCGAACTGGATCGTGCCGGATACGGCACGATCACAACGGAGATCGAGCCGGCCGGCGAGTTCTGGTACGCCGAGCCGGAGCATCAGCAGTACCTGTCGAAGAACCCCGGGGGCTACTGCGGGCTGGGCGGCACCGGCGTGTCGTGTCCGGTCGGGCTCGACACCGGCGGCTGA
- a CDS encoding adenylate/guanylate cyclase domain-containing protein: MNGPVRRSRRPIRTGKPLVKHRAAVRGVVRLQVVANGLGVLVVALYFRFLFPEAVEESLNNETLNLWVFGIYLALMILVGLPISAVLLRRAVSWVAEDRQPTVKERKLLFSLPAVETGTALVSWFAAAVLFGVINSDVQRVSVGIALAGVVTCTLLYLLLEGHFRPLFAMALTDAELPESRRDIGPRLMFAWLLGSGIPLLSISLGSNIAPAPLDSTRLAWVGLASLVAGGVVMALAARSVVRPIVRVRDGLRKVEEGELDVDLPVDDLGEIGRLTQGVNHLAAGIREREELRETFHRQVGLAGLADLAEAGPHNSGERRDVTVLFVDLKGYTQFAERHDPGEVVEMLNRFFGAVVAVVNREGGWVNKFEGDAALCIFGAPAHQPDHALRAMRAARSLPRQLERDGGPLAAGIGVASGEVLAGFVGTPERHEYTVIGDVVNLASRLCDEAKSRPGGVLVSATSVKRADTKDGWKPAGRIDVRGRRERAVVYTLDSADRRAGRVRRGLRLMRRA, encoded by the coding sequence GTGAACGGACCCGTCCGCCGCTCCAGGCGTCCCATACGGACGGGCAAGCCACTGGTGAAGCACCGCGCGGCTGTTCGCGGCGTCGTGCGGCTGCAGGTCGTTGCCAATGGGCTCGGCGTATTGGTCGTTGCGCTCTACTTCCGCTTCCTGTTTCCCGAGGCCGTCGAGGAGTCCCTCAACAACGAGACCCTGAACCTGTGGGTGTTCGGCATCTACCTGGCGCTGATGATCCTGGTGGGCCTGCCGATCAGCGCGGTGCTGCTGCGGCGCGCGGTGTCGTGGGTCGCCGAGGACCGCCAGCCCACGGTCAAGGAACGCAAGCTCCTGTTTTCCCTGCCGGCGGTCGAAACCGGTACCGCACTCGTGTCGTGGTTCGCCGCTGCCGTGCTGTTCGGTGTCATCAACTCCGACGTGCAGCGCGTGTCGGTGGGCATCGCACTCGCCGGCGTGGTCACGTGCACACTTCTGTACCTGCTGCTCGAGGGACACTTCCGCCCCTTGTTCGCCATGGCGCTCACCGATGCCGAGCTACCGGAGTCACGACGGGACATCGGACCGCGGCTCATGTTCGCCTGGCTGTTGGGAAGCGGCATACCCCTGCTGTCCATCTCGCTCGGATCCAACATCGCGCCGGCACCGCTGGACTCCACCCGACTCGCATGGGTGGGATTGGCCTCCCTCGTGGCCGGCGGAGTTGTCATGGCCCTGGCGGCACGGTCGGTGGTGCGGCCGATAGTGAGGGTGCGCGACGGGCTGCGCAAGGTCGAGGAGGGCGAACTCGACGTGGACCTGCCCGTCGACGACCTCGGTGAGATCGGCCGGCTCACCCAGGGCGTCAACCACCTGGCCGCAGGCATACGCGAGCGCGAGGAGTTGCGCGAGACCTTCCACCGTCAGGTCGGCCTCGCCGGCCTGGCCGACCTGGCCGAGGCGGGCCCCCACAACAGCGGGGAACGCCGCGATGTGACCGTGCTGTTCGTGGACCTGAAGGGCTACACCCAGTTCGCGGAGCGTCACGACCCCGGCGAGGTGGTGGAGATGCTCAACCGGTTCTTCGGTGCGGTGGTGGCTGTGGTCAACCGTGAGGGTGGGTGGGTCAACAAGTTCGAGGGCGACGCGGCACTGTGCATCTTCGGTGCGCCGGCCCACCAACCCGATCACGCCCTGCGAGCCATGCGGGCCGCCCGCTCCCTGCCTCGGCAGCTCGAACGCGATGGCGGCCCGCTCGCCGCGGGCATCGGCGTGGCCAGCGGCGAGGTACTGGCCGGGTTCGTCGGCACGCCGGAACGCCACGAGTACACGGTCATAGGTGACGTCGTGAACCTCGCATCCCGCCTCTGCGACGAGGCGAAGTCACGGCCCGGGGGAGTGCTCGTATCGGCCACCTCGGTCAAGCGTGCCGACACCAAGGACGGATGGAAGCCGGCCGGACGCATCGACGTGCGCGGCCGACGTGA